A stretch of the Sorangium aterium genome encodes the following:
- the coaA gene encoding type I pantothenate kinase, whose amino-acid sequence MDAVTTYEVFSAAQWAGLRAATPLPLTEADLVVLRSLNDRLSLDEVATIYLPLSRLLNLHVGAAQQLRRVKDTFLGRPVGRRPFVIGIAGSVAVGKSTTARVLQALLARWPDHPRVDLVTTDGFLYPNAVLASRAGLHRKGFPESYDLRRLVQFLADLEAGVEAIDVPVYSHATYDVVVGKAQTVRQPDIVVLEGLNVLQGPDRTAAIAVSDFFDLGIYVHADEADLERWYIERFLALRATAFRDPTSYFHRYAAMDDDEARAFALQIWRTINGPNLTENILPTRARADVVLEKGPDHAVRAVQLRRL is encoded by the coding sequence ATGGATGCCGTCACGACCTACGAGGTCTTCTCCGCCGCGCAGTGGGCCGGCCTGCGCGCGGCCACGCCGCTCCCCCTCACCGAGGCCGACCTCGTGGTCCTCCGGAGCCTCAACGATCGGCTCTCGCTCGACGAGGTCGCGACGATCTACTTGCCGCTCTCCCGGCTGCTCAACCTGCACGTCGGCGCGGCGCAGCAGCTCCGCCGCGTGAAGGACACATTCCTCGGCCGCCCCGTCGGGCGGCGGCCTTTCGTGATCGGCATCGCGGGTTCGGTCGCGGTGGGCAAGAGCACGACCGCGCGCGTGCTGCAGGCGCTGCTCGCGCGGTGGCCCGACCACCCGCGGGTGGATCTGGTGACCACCGACGGCTTCCTGTACCCCAACGCGGTGCTCGCCTCGCGCGCCGGCCTGCACCGCAAGGGTTTTCCAGAGAGCTACGATCTGCGGCGGCTCGTGCAGTTCCTCGCCGACCTGGAGGCCGGCGTCGAGGCGATCGACGTGCCCGTGTACTCGCACGCCACCTACGACGTGGTCGTCGGGAAGGCGCAGACCGTGAGGCAGCCCGACATCGTGGTCCTCGAGGGGCTGAACGTCCTGCAGGGCCCTGACCGCACCGCGGCGATCGCCGTCAGCGACTTCTTCGACCTCGGGATCTACGTCCACGCGGACGAGGCCGACCTCGAACGATGGTACATCGAGCGCTTCCTCGCGCTGCGGGCCACGGCGTTCCGCGACCCGACCTCCTATTTCCACCGCTATGCCGCGATGGACGACGACGAGGCGCGCGCGTTCGCGTTGCAGATCTGGCGCACGATCAACGGCCCCAACCTCACCGAGAACATCCTGCCGACGCGCGCGCGCGCCGACGTCGTGCTCGAGAAGGGGCCTGACCACGCGGTGCGCGCCGTGCAGCTCCGCCGGCTCTGA
- a CDS encoding endo-1,4-beta-xylanase: MNKNRSSRWLYGTASIALGIVALSGCSGRVDRGDDAPGGSSSAGGHGGNAGTTGAGGADTGSTSAAGSGAGGSSSAGGSGDGGSGGSGTTSSGVGGSSDGSGGSSSTGAGKFVGNITTDRAVRDGFVRYWDQITPEVEGKWSAVEPSRGERDWSRLDAIYKYAQDNDIPFMQQSFVWGATSQGWLGRLSAEEQRQAVMDWMQAFCQRYPETKYIVVVNEPPPHTTPSFKSAIGGDGESGVDWIVNSFKWAREFCPDATLILNDYNIIEYQSDHDRFVAMLSAALEAGAPIDAVGAEAHDVYKKDAGTVKGFLDRFAAMGLPVYITELDIDIADDDEQRRVMEEQFTMLYNHSAVKGITLYGYIVGSTWRDSTGLMHPDGTMRPAMAWLMDFLGRGQ; this comes from the coding sequence ATGAACAAGAACCGTTCTTCTCGATGGTTGTACGGCACAGCCAGCATCGCGCTCGGAATCGTGGCCCTCTCCGGCTGCTCTGGCCGGGTGGACCGGGGCGACGATGCGCCGGGCGGCTCGTCGAGCGCGGGCGGCCATGGCGGCAACGCCGGCACGACGGGCGCCGGCGGAGCTGACACGGGCAGCACGAGCGCTGCTGGCTCTGGTGCGGGCGGCTCGTCGAGCGCGGGCGGCTCGGGTGACGGCGGCTCCGGAGGTTCTGGAACCACCAGCTCCGGGGTCGGCGGCTCCAGCGACGGGTCGGGCGGCTCGAGCAGCACGGGCGCCGGCAAGTTCGTCGGCAACATCACGACGGACCGCGCCGTGCGCGACGGCTTCGTCCGGTACTGGGACCAGATCACGCCCGAGGTCGAGGGCAAGTGGAGCGCCGTCGAGCCGTCCCGCGGCGAGCGAGACTGGAGCAGGCTCGACGCGATCTACAAGTACGCGCAGGACAACGACATCCCCTTCATGCAGCAATCCTTCGTGTGGGGAGCCACGAGCCAGGGCTGGCTCGGGCGCCTCTCCGCGGAGGAGCAGCGGCAGGCCGTGATGGACTGGATGCAGGCGTTCTGTCAGCGATACCCCGAGACGAAGTACATCGTCGTCGTGAACGAGCCGCCGCCCCACACCACGCCTTCCTTCAAGAGCGCCATCGGCGGCGACGGCGAGAGCGGAGTCGACTGGATCGTCAACTCCTTCAAGTGGGCTCGCGAGTTCTGCCCGGACGCGACCCTGATCCTCAACGACTACAACATCATCGAGTACCAGAGCGACCACGACCGCTTCGTCGCGATGCTGAGCGCGGCGCTGGAGGCGGGCGCCCCGATCGACGCCGTCGGCGCGGAGGCCCACGACGTGTACAAGAAGGACGCCGGCACCGTGAAGGGCTTCCTCGACAGGTTCGCCGCCATGGGCCTGCCCGTGTACATCACCGAGCTCGACATCGACATCGCGGACGACGACGAGCAGCGCAGGGTGATGGAGGAGCAGTTCACGATGCTCTACAACCACAGCGCCGTCAAAGGCATCACCCTGTACGGTTACATCGTCGGCTCCACCTGGCGGGACAGCACGGGCCTCATGCACCCGGACGGCACGATGCGGCCGGCCATGGCCTGGCTCATGGACTTCCTCGGTCGCGGCCAGTGA
- a CDS encoding AraC family transcriptional regulator, with translation MPSSPSRPTVSMAIVGRVISYAASRGLRHGDLLEVAGVSAESLTDADSRIPVTSFGALWAHLVRALDDPGAPIRLAARTRMEEMHVMGFAVMTSASAREALDRVDRYMVLLQDTPRWVTDTTTDRDAPFAEMHRAPRFTLGARVATECSLAVYIRCFRQCAGVEFSPLRVCFRHAAPRDLAAHRDFFRCPVEFDAPRDGFAFPPSLLDLVPRDANPALSAFFHQHAEELRRRRVVDASPMSARARDVIAHLLASGEPSATAVARRLGTSERTLRRHLEDEGTTLRQLVGEVRRQTAEELLRESDTSMSEIAFVLGFSEVTAFARAFKRWSGRTPGRFREDTRGGRGRRAAAGVDRAADGG, from the coding sequence ATGCCGTCTTCCCCGTCGCGGCCCACGGTGTCCATGGCCATCGTCGGCCGGGTGATCTCGTATGCCGCCTCTCGCGGGCTCCGCCACGGCGATCTTCTCGAGGTCGCCGGCGTCTCCGCCGAGTCGCTGACCGACGCGGACAGCCGCATACCGGTGACGTCGTTCGGCGCCCTGTGGGCGCACCTGGTACGCGCGCTCGACGATCCCGGGGCGCCCATCCGCCTCGCCGCGCGGACGCGCATGGAGGAGATGCACGTCATGGGCTTCGCGGTCATGACGAGCGCGAGCGCCCGTGAGGCGCTCGACCGTGTCGACCGCTACATGGTGCTCCTGCAGGATACACCGCGCTGGGTGACCGATACCACGACGGACCGGGACGCTCCGTTCGCGGAGATGCACCGCGCGCCCCGCTTCACGCTGGGCGCGCGCGTCGCGACAGAGTGCAGCCTGGCGGTGTACATCCGTTGCTTCCGCCAGTGCGCTGGCGTCGAGTTCTCGCCGCTCCGGGTCTGCTTCCGCCACGCCGCGCCGCGCGATCTCGCCGCGCACCGGGACTTCTTCCGCTGCCCTGTCGAGTTCGACGCGCCCCGCGATGGCTTTGCCTTCCCACCGTCGTTGCTGGACCTCGTGCCTCGCGACGCGAACCCGGCCCTGAGCGCGTTCTTCCACCAGCACGCGGAGGAGCTCCGCCGCCGTCGCGTCGTTGACGCGTCGCCCATGTCCGCTCGGGCGCGTGACGTCATCGCGCACCTCCTCGCCTCGGGCGAGCCGTCGGCGACCGCCGTAGCGCGGCGGCTCGGGACGAGCGAGCGCACGCTGCGGCGGCACCTCGAGGACGAGGGGACGACGTTGCGGCAGCTCGTTGGCGAGGTGCGCCGTCAGACCGCCGAGGAGCTGCTCCGCGAGAGCGACACATCGATGTCGGAGATCGCCTTTGTGCTGGGGTTCTCGGAGGTGACGGCCTTCGCGCGGGCCTTCAAGCGCTGGTCCGGGAGGACGCCCGGCCGGTTCCGTGAGGACACGCGCGGCGGCCGGGGGCGCCGCGCCGCCGCAGGCGTGGACCGCGCGGCGGACGGCGGCTGA
- a CDS encoding DUF4180 domain-containing protein: MDLAVVDEGGVQFVEGSPDHGLMASVRDVDRVIEACFSGGVRCALLHPANLTAAFFDLSSGEAGEILQKLRNYWIRLAVVCPPGAVDFSSRFGEMVAEERRGQHFGVFEARHAAIAWLGRT, from the coding sequence ATGGATCTGGCGGTGGTCGACGAGGGCGGTGTGCAGTTCGTGGAGGGGTCGCCGGACCACGGGCTCATGGCGAGCGTCCGCGACGTCGACCGCGTGATCGAGGCCTGTTTTTCGGGCGGCGTGCGGTGTGCGCTCCTCCACCCGGCGAACCTGACGGCGGCCTTCTTCGACCTCAGCTCAGGGGAGGCTGGGGAGATCCTGCAGAAGCTGAGAAACTACTGGATCCGGCTCGCGGTGGTGTGCCCTCCGGGGGCCGTTGATTTCAGCAGCCGGTTCGGGGAGATGGTGGCCGAGGAGCGCCGCGGTCAGCATTTCGGCGTGTTCGAGGCGCGTCACGCCGCGATCGCGTGGCTCGGCCGGACGTAG
- a CDS encoding SDR family NAD(P)-dependent oxidoreductase: protein MTNLFDISGRTAVVVGGTSGIGRAIALGLAEAGAHTVATGTRADRVQAVAAEIRERGVRSIEAACDVSDRATLDALRDRVLEAFGRVDILVNCAGRTFRKPTADVGEAEWASLLDTNVTGMLRACQAFHGPLKDSGRGRIVNIASLSSFVAFHEVAAYGASKAAVLALTRSLGAEWAKHGIRTNALVPGVFVTDLNRALLNGTPRGQELLARTPLGRFGDTQELVGAALFLCSDAVSFITGTSITVDGGFLASGVNQ, encoded by the coding sequence ATGACGAACCTCTTCGACATCTCGGGCCGCACGGCCGTCGTGGTCGGTGGCACCTCCGGCATCGGGCGCGCGATCGCCCTCGGCCTCGCCGAGGCGGGCGCCCACACCGTCGCCACGGGCACCCGCGCGGACCGCGTGCAGGCCGTCGCCGCCGAGATCCGCGAGCGGGGCGTCCGCTCGATCGAGGCGGCGTGCGACGTCAGCGATCGCGCGACGCTCGACGCCCTGCGCGACCGCGTGCTCGAGGCGTTCGGCCGCGTCGACATCCTCGTCAACTGCGCCGGTCGGACCTTCCGGAAGCCCACCGCCGATGTTGGAGAGGCCGAGTGGGCCAGCCTGCTCGACACCAACGTCACCGGCATGCTGCGCGCCTGCCAGGCCTTCCATGGCCCTTTGAAGGACAGCGGCCGGGGCCGCATCGTCAACATCGCCTCGCTGTCGAGCTTCGTCGCGTTCCACGAGGTCGCGGCCTACGGAGCGTCGAAGGCGGCGGTGCTGGCGCTCACCCGGAGCCTCGGCGCCGAGTGGGCGAAGCACGGTATCCGGACGAACGCGCTCGTGCCGGGCGTGTTCGTGACGGACCTCAACCGCGCCCTCCTCAACGGCACACCGCGCGGGCAGGAGCTGCTCGCTCGCACGCCCCTCGGCCGCTTCGGCGACACGCAGGAGCTGGTCGGCGCGGCCCTCTTTCTGTGCTCTGACGCGGTGAGCTTCATCACCGGCACGAGCATCACAGTCGACGGTGGATTCCTCGCCTCCGGGGTGAACCAATGA
- a CDS encoding sugar kinase, which produces MSFTLRDPSTCRWDLVSLGEVMLRLDPGDGRISTARSFHAWEGGGEYNVARGLRRCFKLRSAIVTALADNPVGRLLEDLMLQGGVDLTHVRWATHDGVGRLVRNGLNFTERGFGIRGAVGLSDRGHTAASQLKPGEIDWDTIFGAQGARWFHTGGIFAALSETTPSVAKEAMEAARRHGVVVSYDLNYRPSLWKSIGGQARAQEVNRALAPYVDVMLGNEEDFTAALGFEVEGVDEGHATLRVGAFESMIERVIGVFPNIQAVATTLRVATSATRNDWSAVLYQGGRLYKAPERKDLEIFDRVGGGDSFASGLIYGFLMGKGPQWAVDCGAAHGALAMTTPGDTTMATLDEVLKAMKMGTARVDR; this is translated from the coding sequence ATGTCCTTCACGCTCCGTGATCCTTCCACCTGCCGCTGGGATCTCGTCTCCCTCGGCGAGGTCATGCTGCGCCTCGATCCCGGCGACGGGCGGATCTCCACCGCCCGCAGCTTCCACGCCTGGGAGGGAGGCGGCGAGTACAACGTCGCCCGCGGCCTGCGCCGCTGTTTCAAGCTCAGGTCGGCCATCGTGACCGCCCTCGCGGACAACCCCGTGGGCCGCCTGCTCGAAGATCTCATGCTGCAGGGCGGCGTGGATCTCACGCACGTCCGCTGGGCGACGCACGACGGCGTGGGGCGCCTCGTGCGCAACGGCCTGAACTTCACCGAGCGCGGCTTCGGCATCCGCGGGGCGGTCGGCCTCTCGGACCGTGGCCACACGGCCGCGTCTCAGCTGAAGCCCGGCGAGATCGACTGGGATACGATCTTCGGCGCCCAGGGCGCGCGGTGGTTCCATACCGGCGGCATCTTCGCCGCGCTCTCCGAGACCACGCCTTCCGTGGCGAAGGAGGCGATGGAGGCGGCCAGGCGGCACGGCGTCGTCGTCTCCTACGATCTCAACTACCGTCCTTCGCTCTGGAAGTCGATCGGCGGTCAGGCCCGCGCGCAGGAGGTCAATCGAGCGCTCGCGCCGTACGTCGATGTGATGCTGGGCAATGAGGAGGACTTCACGGCTGCCCTGGGCTTCGAGGTCGAGGGCGTCGACGAGGGGCACGCCACCCTGCGCGTCGGCGCGTTCGAGAGCATGATCGAGCGCGTCATCGGGGTATTTCCGAACATCCAGGCGGTGGCGACGACCCTCCGTGTCGCGACCTCGGCGACGCGCAACGACTGGAGCGCGGTGCTGTACCAGGGCGGCCGGCTCTACAAGGCGCCGGAGCGCAAGGACCTGGAGATCTTCGATCGCGTGGGTGGCGGCGACTCGTTCGCCTCGGGGCTCATCTACGGCTTCCTGATGGGCAAGGGGCCGCAGTGGGCGGTCGATTGCGGCGCGGCGCACGGGGCGCTCGCGATGACGACGCCCGGCGACACGACGATGGCGACCCTCGACGAGGTGCTCAAGGCGATGAAGATGGGCACGGCCCGGGTGGACCGATGA
- a CDS encoding YciI family protein yields the protein MKYILMMNTPCGGPYQVANWQQKDFQAHIAFMKSFHRKLSESGELVAAEGLAGPDQAKLVRAGKDGAPITDGVFPETKEFLAGYWIVDVESPERAYEIAAQASAAPGPGGAPLNMGIEVREVMSAPPVDL from the coding sequence ATGAAGTACATCCTGATGATGAACACCCCGTGCGGGGGGCCGTACCAGGTCGCCAACTGGCAGCAGAAGGACTTCCAGGCGCACATCGCGTTCATGAAGAGCTTCCACAGGAAGCTCAGCGAGTCGGGCGAGCTCGTGGCGGCCGAGGGCCTGGCGGGGCCCGACCAGGCCAAGCTCGTGCGCGCAGGCAAGGACGGCGCGCCGATCACCGACGGGGTGTTCCCGGAGACCAAGGAGTTCCTCGCCGGGTACTGGATCGTGGACGTCGAGAGCCCCGAGCGGGCATACGAGATCGCCGCGCAGGCGTCCGCCGCGCCCGGCCCCGGCGGCGCGCCGCTCAACATGGGAATCGAGGTGCGAGAGGTGATGAGCGCGCCGCCCGTCGATCTCTAG
- a CDS encoding MFS transporter, with protein sequence MTAASPVAPATAGVMTRTRWTICALLFFATTINYLDRQLFSLLIPFFENELRLGPTDLALINVSFLLAYGFGMVFVGRWIDRVGPHKGLSATFLLWNIASAGHAIVASFAGFAGIRFLLGVGEAGNFPAAVRTVAEWFPKKERALATGLFNCGSNVGAILAPLLAVRIAESYGWRTCFLLLGGVGVVWIFFWARLYRRPEEHPKVSPEELAHIRSDAKEATGSLGVGEVFGMRPVYAVAAAKFFTDAPWWFYLTWLPKFLVSEFNLKPTFMAYAIPVVFLVADGGAIGGGWLSSKLIAGGRSVGTARKLAMLACALSAVPVMSVGLLVDVPSVAGIPTIYVAVAILSLAAAAHQGWSSNLYTLVSDALPRPAMATVVGVMTAFGVVGGALFQIFVGWALTATGSYALPFLLAGTLYLVGLLALHLILPRVEPVAPKRRVPSVAVVAGGLAMLASIAGLQFALNRPAYTSLDQYRAARQAQLKATGAPVEGPAAHVGWMDARWYLWPTAAGTKAELVKLDRDGRPIVEGKGAAAKGYTGPSAAEVESSRAPGGDR encoded by the coding sequence ATGACCGCAGCGTCTCCCGTGGCCCCGGCGACCGCCGGCGTCATGACCCGCACGCGCTGGACCATCTGCGCGCTCCTCTTCTTCGCGACGACGATCAACTACCTCGATCGGCAGCTGTTCTCCCTGCTGATCCCGTTCTTCGAGAACGAGCTGCGCCTCGGGCCGACGGATCTCGCGCTCATCAACGTGAGCTTCCTGCTCGCCTACGGCTTCGGCATGGTGTTCGTCGGTCGCTGGATCGACCGCGTCGGCCCGCACAAGGGGCTCAGCGCGACGTTCCTGCTTTGGAACATCGCCTCGGCCGGCCACGCCATCGTCGCCAGCTTCGCCGGCTTCGCCGGGATCCGCTTCCTGCTCGGGGTGGGCGAGGCCGGTAACTTCCCGGCCGCCGTCCGCACCGTGGCCGAGTGGTTCCCCAAGAAGGAGAGGGCGCTCGCGACCGGGCTGTTCAACTGCGGATCGAACGTAGGCGCCATCCTGGCCCCGCTCCTCGCGGTGCGCATCGCGGAGTCGTACGGCTGGCGGACCTGCTTCCTCCTCCTGGGCGGCGTCGGCGTCGTGTGGATCTTCTTCTGGGCGCGCCTCTACCGGCGGCCCGAGGAGCACCCGAAGGTATCGCCCGAGGAGCTCGCGCACATCCGCTCGGACGCGAAGGAGGCGACAGGGTCCCTCGGCGTCGGCGAGGTGTTCGGGATGCGGCCTGTCTACGCGGTCGCGGCGGCGAAGTTCTTCACCGACGCCCCGTGGTGGTTCTACCTCACGTGGCTGCCGAAGTTCCTTGTCAGCGAGTTCAACCTGAAGCCGACCTTCATGGCTTACGCGATCCCCGTCGTGTTCCTGGTGGCCGACGGCGGCGCGATCGGCGGGGGCTGGCTGTCGTCGAAGCTCATCGCGGGCGGCCGATCGGTCGGCACGGCGCGGAAGCTCGCGATGCTCGCGTGTGCGCTCTCCGCGGTGCCCGTCATGTCCGTCGGGCTGCTCGTCGATGTCCCGAGCGTCGCGGGCATCCCTACGATCTACGTCGCGGTCGCGATCCTGTCGCTCGCCGCGGCCGCGCACCAGGGCTGGAGCAGCAACCTCTACACGCTCGTCTCGGACGCCCTCCCGCGCCCCGCGATGGCCACGGTGGTCGGCGTGATGACCGCGTTCGGCGTCGTCGGCGGAGCGCTCTTCCAGATCTTCGTCGGCTGGGCGCTCACGGCCACGGGCTCGTACGCCCTGCCGTTCCTGCTCGCGGGGACGCTGTACCTCGTCGGCCTGCTCGCGCTGCACCTCATCCTGCCGCGCGTCGAGCCGGTCGCGCCGAAGCGGCGCGTGCCGAGCGTGGCGGTCGTCGCCGGCGGCCTGGCGATGCTCGCCAGCATCGCGGGGCTGCAGTTCGCCCTCAACCGTCCTGCGTACACCTCTCTCGACCAGTACCGCGCGGCGCGGCAGGCCCAGCTGAAAGCGACGGGCGCGCCGGTCGAGGGCCCCGCCGCCCACGTGGGCTGGATGGACGCGCGCTGGTACCTCTGGCCGACGGCCGCGGGGACCAAGGCGGAGCTCGTCAAGCTCGACCGCGATGGGCGGCCCATCGTCGAGGGGAAGGGCGCTGCCGCCAAGGGCTACACGGGCCCGTCCGCCGCAGAGGTCGAGTCGTCTCGCGCGCCAGGAGGCGATCGGTGA
- a CDS encoding bifunctional 4-hydroxy-2-oxoglutarate aldolase/2-dehydro-3-deoxy-phosphogluconate aldolase, whose product MNKRSVLEWIARGRIVPVVRAGSADEALQAVEALLEGGIDVLEITMTVPGAVEVVREVAARHGERALVGAGTVLDARTAEACVEAGARFVVSPALDEATVRACVAMNVVHAPGALTPTEVVAAHRAGGDVVKVFPCDALGGASYLKALKAPLPHIPLMPTGGVTLQNVGTFFAAGAVAVGVGGNLVDLKLLRDGRRDELVARARAFCDAGRAS is encoded by the coding sequence ATGAACAAGCGCTCTGTGCTCGAGTGGATCGCGCGTGGCCGCATCGTCCCTGTGGTGCGCGCCGGCTCGGCCGACGAGGCGCTGCAGGCGGTCGAGGCCCTCCTCGAGGGGGGGATCGACGTGCTCGAGATCACGATGACCGTGCCCGGCGCGGTGGAGGTCGTGCGCGAGGTCGCCGCGCGCCACGGCGAGCGGGCGCTGGTCGGCGCGGGGACGGTCCTCGATGCGCGCACCGCCGAGGCGTGCGTCGAGGCCGGGGCGCGCTTCGTCGTCAGCCCTGCGCTCGACGAGGCGACGGTGAGGGCGTGCGTCGCGATGAACGTCGTCCACGCCCCCGGCGCGCTCACGCCCACCGAGGTCGTGGCGGCGCACCGGGCGGGCGGAGATGTCGTGAAGGTGTTCCCCTGCGACGCCCTCGGCGGCGCCTCCTACCTCAAGGCGCTCAAGGCGCCTTTGCCCCATATCCCGCTCATGCCCACGGGCGGCGTGACGCTGCAGAACGTGGGCACCTTCTTCGCGGCGGGCGCGGTGGCGGTCGGCGTCGGCGGCAACCTCGTGGATCTCAAGCTCCTGCGCGACGGGCGGCGCGACGAGCTCGTCGCCCGCGCCCGCGCGTTCTGCGACGCGGGCCGCGCATCTTGA
- a CDS encoding RNA polymerase sigma factor has translation MASPSQGPTAERLLRDLAPQVLGAVMRRFRDFGAAEDAVQEALIAAATQWPREGVPDEPRAWLIHVASRRIADHVRSEAARRRREAIVVSLVPPELQIALAADSDEAPLEDDTLTLLFMCCHPALSTPSAIALTLRAVGGLTTPEIARAFLVPEATMAQRISRAKQTIKASGVPFERPTPEARAERLGAVLHVLYLIFNEGYTSSSGPALHRDDLSGEAIRLTRAVHALLPDDGEVAGLLALMLLTDARRAARTGPLGELIPLAEQDRGLWDQRAIAEGVALVTAALSRGSIGAYQVQAAIAAVHDEAARAEDTDWPQILALYGVLMRMSDNPMVALSHAIATAMVHGPRAGLDLLKALDADARLSGHHRLDAARAHLLERAGDREAAIAHYRRAASRTTSVPEQNYLATQAARLSDAMR, from the coding sequence GTGGCCTCTCCGTCCCAGGGCCCCACGGCCGAGCGCCTGCTGCGCGATCTCGCGCCGCAGGTGCTCGGCGCCGTCATGCGGCGATTCCGAGATTTCGGCGCCGCGGAGGACGCGGTCCAGGAGGCGCTGATCGCGGCGGCCACGCAGTGGCCGCGCGAGGGCGTGCCCGACGAGCCGCGCGCCTGGCTGATCCACGTGGCGTCGCGGCGCATCGCCGATCACGTCCGGAGCGAGGCGGCGCGCCGCCGCCGCGAGGCGATCGTGGTCAGCCTCGTGCCGCCCGAGCTGCAGATCGCCCTCGCCGCCGACAGCGACGAGGCGCCGCTCGAGGACGACACCCTCACCTTGCTGTTCATGTGCTGCCACCCCGCGCTGTCCACGCCGTCCGCGATCGCGCTGACCCTGCGCGCCGTCGGCGGCCTGACGACCCCCGAGATCGCAAGGGCGTTCCTGGTCCCGGAGGCGACCATGGCGCAGCGGATCAGCCGGGCCAAGCAGACCATCAAGGCGTCCGGCGTACCGTTCGAGCGGCCGACGCCCGAGGCGCGCGCGGAGCGCCTCGGCGCCGTCCTGCACGTGCTCTACCTGATCTTCAACGAGGGTTACACCTCGAGCTCCGGCCCCGCGCTGCACCGCGACGATCTGTCGGGCGAGGCGATCCGCCTGACGCGCGCCGTGCACGCGCTCCTCCCGGACGACGGCGAGGTCGCGGGCCTCCTCGCGCTCATGCTCCTGACCGACGCGCGGCGCGCGGCGCGGACCGGGCCTCTGGGCGAGCTGATCCCGCTCGCGGAGCAGGATCGAGGCCTGTGGGATCAGCGCGCGATCGCCGAGGGCGTCGCGCTCGTCACGGCGGCGCTGTCGAGGGGCTCGATCGGCGCGTACCAGGTGCAAGCCGCGATCGCGGCGGTGCACGACGAGGCGGCGCGGGCCGAGGACACGGACTGGCCGCAGATCCTGGCGCTGTACGGCGTGCTGATGCGGATGTCCGACAATCCCATGGTGGCGCTCAGCCACGCGATCGCGACCGCGATGGTGCACGGCCCTCGGGCGGGGCTCGATCTACTGAAGGCGCTCGACGCCGACGCGCGCCTCTCGGGTCATCACCGCCTCGACGCCGCCCGCGCGCACCTCCTGGAGCGGGCCGGCGATCGCGAGGCGGCGATCGCGCACTACAGGCGCGCGGCCAGCCGCACGACGAGCGTCCCGGAGCAGAACTACCTGGCGACGCAGGCGGCCCGGCTGAGCGACGCGATGAGATAG
- a CDS encoding DUF2935 domain-containing protein produces the protein MEKRVPQGKLGRRRFAGGAMATAGASLLATPSLALPDKSYAVCESIAPLALPEGVAYTPGISVDRRSRKPVFLPAPGAGYAAHAVSEVLFWTDQMMEHAFFIALLMPGDHLRGPRDEARQYQNLFARHFLAARDRGYGDYGISSLLASMRPSVQRFIEYKRRMQRAQESGSLRSLVWPLFFDHIAREAERFVARLDRLAYGNTALESDEIGAFWTTIMAEHLEFIAHLLDPQERALIDQATARAGQLYQAHEFRVESGQLATMADEVIDFKTAAEQGIETGQIKSIIEPTLADHVLREAVRFSDEVRRAQ, from the coding sequence ATGGAGAAGCGTGTTCCGCAAGGGAAACTTGGACGCCGGCGATTCGCCGGCGGCGCGATGGCCACCGCGGGTGCCTCGCTGCTCGCCACACCGAGCCTCGCGCTCCCCGACAAGAGCTACGCGGTCTGCGAGTCGATCGCGCCTCTCGCCCTCCCGGAAGGGGTCGCCTATACGCCCGGCATCTCCGTCGACCGGCGCTCGAGGAAGCCGGTCTTCCTGCCCGCCCCGGGCGCCGGCTATGCAGCGCACGCCGTCTCGGAGGTCCTCTTCTGGACGGACCAGATGATGGAACATGCGTTCTTCATCGCGCTGCTCATGCCCGGCGACCACCTCCGCGGGCCCCGGGACGAGGCGCGGCAGTACCAGAACCTCTTCGCCAGGCACTTCCTCGCGGCGCGCGACCGGGGCTATGGTGATTACGGGATCTCCTCGCTCCTCGCCTCGATGCGGCCGAGCGTCCAGCGGTTCATCGAGTACAAGCGCCGCATGCAGCGCGCGCAGGAGAGCGGCTCGCTCCGGAGCCTCGTCTGGCCGCTCTTCTTCGACCACATCGCGCGGGAGGCCGAGCGCTTCGTCGCCCGGCTCGATCGGCTCGCGTACGGCAACACCGCGCTCGAGAGCGACGAAATCGGGGCGTTCTGGACGACGATCATGGCGGAGCACCTCGAGTTCATCGCGCACCTGCTCGACCCGCAGGAGCGCGCGCTCATCGACCAGGCGACCGCGCGCGCCGGGCAGCTGTACCAGGCGCACGAGTTCCGGGTCGAGAGCGGGCAGCTCGCGACGATGGCCGACGAGGTCATCGACTTCAAGACGGCCGCGGAACAGGGCATCGAGACGGGGCAGATCAAGAGCATCATCGAGCCGACGCTCGCCGATCACGTGCTCCGCGAGGCGGTGAGGTTCTCCGACGAGGTCAGGCGCGCCCAGTGA